In Salinisphaera sp. LB1, one genomic interval encodes:
- a CDS encoding multidrug effflux MFS transporter, producing the protein MTASFSRIPQPSLALLALMMAVGPFGDTEYTPAMPDIAHALSTDYGLVQFTMAAYLFGDAVGEVCYGPLSDRFGRRPVALVGAGILSLGALLCLVSFSIWPLIGGRLIQGIGACAGGVMAKAMVRDAFERGRRERIYAKLNAAFSLAPAVGPVVGSLIAHAMNWHVNFAVLLGLSLTLWALVWFFLPETNFERNPRALEWSGLWQAYREPLVNPGFLFHAGLSGLCIGVVYSALIGAPDLVINVLHLGSIAVVIVALVVLVGFAGGAGACALASSRLRDPTVIGAGLALLLIGSLASMAVAFIVGKQGNLAEYLGPVAVCFPGIGLIMPVSTAQAMAPFKEIAGAASSLLGFMRMLLAALGTMAMALLHQSSVYDMPIVFLGLTVAAIVVFASFRFTGSARRERAPR; encoded by the coding sequence ATGACCGCGTCGTTCAGCCGCATACCCCAGCCATCGCTGGCGCTTCTGGCCCTGATGATGGCGGTCGGGCCGTTCGGGGATACCGAGTACACCCCGGCGATGCCCGACATCGCCCACGCGTTGTCGACCGATTATGGCCTGGTGCAGTTCACCATGGCGGCGTATCTGTTCGGCGATGCCGTCGGCGAGGTCTGTTACGGGCCGCTGTCGGATCGTTTCGGCCGTCGGCCGGTGGCGCTGGTGGGCGCCGGCATCCTGTCGCTGGGCGCGCTGCTGTGTCTGGTGAGCTTCTCGATCTGGCCGCTGATCGGCGGCCGGCTGATCCAGGGCATCGGCGCCTGCGCCGGCGGCGTGATGGCCAAGGCGATGGTGCGCGATGCCTTCGAAAGAGGCCGGCGCGAGCGCATTTACGCCAAGCTCAACGCGGCGTTCTCGCTGGCGCCGGCGGTCGGCCCGGTGGTCGGGAGCCTGATTGCGCACGCCATGAACTGGCACGTGAACTTCGCCGTGCTGCTGGGGCTGTCGCTGACGCTCTGGGCGCTGGTCTGGTTCTTCCTGCCGGAGACGAATTTCGAGCGCAATCCGCGCGCGCTCGAATGGTCGGGGCTCTGGCAGGCCTATCGCGAGCCGTTGGTCAACCCGGGTTTTCTGTTCCACGCCGGGCTGAGCGGCCTGTGCATCGGCGTGGTCTATAGCGCGCTCATCGGCGCCCCGGATCTGGTGATCAACGTGCTGCACCTGGGCAGTATCGCGGTGGTGATCGTGGCGCTGGTGGTCCTCGTCGGCTTTGCCGGCGGCGCCGGGGCCTGTGCCCTGGCCAGCAGCCGGCTGCGGGATCCCACGGTCATCGGCGCCGGGCTGGCGTTGTTGCTGATCGGCTCGCTGGCCTCGATGGCGGTGGCGTTCATCGTTGGCAAGCAGGGCAATCTGGCGGAATATCTCGGGCCGGTCGCGGTGTGTTTTCCGGGCATCGGCCTGATCATGCCGGTGTCGACGGCCCAGGCCATGGCGCCGTTCAAGGAGATCGCCGGGGCGGCGTCCTCGCTGCTGGGCTTCATGCGCATGCTGCTGGCCGCGCTCGGCACGATGGCGATGGCGCTGCTGCATCAGTCCAGCGTCTATGATATGCCCATCGTGTTTCTCGGGCTTACCGTGGCCGCGATCGTGGTATTCGCGTCGTTCCGTTTCACTGGGTCGGCCCGGCGCGAGCGGGCGCCACGGTAA
- a CDS encoding alcohol dehydrogenase catalytic domain-containing protein produces the protein MLACVIHGVGDLRLDQVPERKLGAREVRLALAYGGICGSDLHYFAEGRAGNSILRDPMVLGHELSGRVVETGQDVTDLAVGTPVAVNPALSCGVCRMCRAGRTNLCFSMRYMGSAAYRPHTEGGFAERPVVDRSQCVVLPDEADLSRAALAEPYAIAAHAVNRAEVAGARVLVTGGGTIGALTAIAALRAGAAGVTVADIQPAARERVADLADVAVLDAADEGAIAAIAADPAFDVAIEAAGAAPALNTAMACVEPGSRIVQVGFLPTAGVDLNRLLTREIELHGSYRFVDEFEGAVAAVLEDDRLACAITGTHAFDDAEAAFASAADKTCHLKVMIATES, from the coding sequence ATGCTTGCCTGTGTGATTCATGGCGTCGGCGATCTGCGCCTCGACCAGGTGCCCGAGCGCAAGCTGGGCGCCCGCGAGGTGCGCCTGGCCTTGGCCTACGGCGGTATCTGCGGCTCCGACCTGCATTATTTCGCCGAGGGCCGGGCCGGCAATTCGATCCTGCGCGATCCCATGGTGCTGGGCCACGAACTGTCCGGACGGGTTGTGGAAACCGGCCAGGATGTCACCGATCTCGCCGTCGGCACGCCGGTGGCCGTCAATCCGGCGCTGTCCTGCGGTGTCTGCCGGATGTGCCGGGCCGGCCGCACGAACCTGTGTTTTTCCATGCGTTACATGGGCAGCGCGGCCTATCGCCCGCACACCGAGGGCGGTTTCGCCGAGCGCCCGGTGGTCGACCGCAGCCAGTGCGTCGTGCTGCCCGACGAGGCCGATCTGTCGCGTGCGGCGCTGGCCGAGCCGTACGCCATCGCCGCGCATGCCGTGAACCGGGCCGAGGTGGCCGGGGCGCGGGTGTTGGTTACCGGCGGCGGCACCATCGGTGCACTGACCGCAATCGCCGCCCTGCGCGCCGGCGCCGCGGGCGTGACCGTGGCCGATATCCAGCCGGCTGCGCGCGAACGTGTGGCCGATCTGGCCGATGTGGCGGTGCTGGACGCCGCAGACGAGGGCGCGATCGCGGCCATCGCCGCCGATCCGGCCTTCGACGTGGCGATCGAGGCGGCCGGGGCGGCGCCAGCGCTGAATACGGCCATGGCCTGTGTCGAGCCCGGCTCGCGCATCGTGCAGGTCGGGTTTCTGCCGACCGCCGGGGTGGATCTGAACCGTTTGCTCACGCGCGAGATCGAGCTACACGGCAGCTATCGCTTCGTTGACGAATTCGAGGGCGCCGTGGCCGCGGTGCTGGAAGACGATCGCCTGGCCTGCGCGATCACCGGCACCCATGCATTCGACGATGCCGAAGCCGCTTTTGCCAGTGCCGCCGACAAGACGTGCCATCTCAAGGTCATGATCGCGACCGAGAGCTAG
- a CDS encoding SDR family NAD(P)-dependent oxidoreductase translates to MYAASAYVCIFEYNIRSQGGFDMARNVLITGGNSGIGREMAATLAARGDHVIIASRDLAKSQATASAIREAHPAARIEAMALDLGDFADIDRFAEQLLQRMPTIDVLILNAGLYTQGTRSLPNGLEAMIGIMHFGHFRLVQRLREAVVAAPAGRIVVTASLAHRLGRLRFETFDAPRKHWAAVLAYGQAKLANILFTRELARRLADTRVTVNCFHPGPVATGLWRELPTPIQRLLGPVLIGPVAGADTGIWLATDEKAREFNGEYFVKRKPAPTTAAARDMDLAAALWRDSEARMAG, encoded by the coding sequence ATGTACGCGGCGTCCGCATATGTTTGTATATTCGAATACAACATCCGCAGCCAGGGCGGCTTCGATATGGCGCGCAATGTATTGATAACCGGCGGCAACAGTGGCATCGGCCGCGAGATGGCGGCCACGCTTGCTGCCCGTGGCGATCACGTGATCATCGCCTCGCGCGATCTGGCCAAATCGCAGGCCACGGCCAGCGCGATCCGCGAGGCACATCCCGCGGCCCGGATCGAGGCGATGGCGCTGGATCTGGGCGATTTCGCCGACATCGACCGCTTCGCCGAACAACTGCTCCAGCGCATGCCGACCATCGACGTTCTGATTCTCAACGCCGGGCTATACACCCAGGGCACGCGCTCGTTGCCGAACGGGCTGGAAGCCATGATCGGCATCATGCATTTCGGCCATTTTCGGCTAGTGCAGCGGCTGCGCGAGGCGGTCGTGGCCGCGCCTGCCGGGCGGATCGTGGTTACCGCATCACTGGCGCACCGGCTGGGCCGGCTGCGCTTCGAGACCTTCGACGCGCCGCGCAAGCACTGGGCGGCGGTGCTGGCCTATGGTCAGGCCAAGCTCGCCAACATTCTGTTCACGCGCGAACTGGCGCGCCGATTGGCGGATACGCGGGTCACGGTCAACTGCTTCCATCCCGGCCCGGTCGCCACCGGGCTTTGGCGCGAACTGCCGACGCCGATCCAGCGCCTGCTCGGGCCGGTGCTGATCGGGCCGGTTGCAGGCGCCGATACCGGCATCTGGCTGGCGACCGACGAAAAAGCCCGCGAATTCAACGGCGAATATTTCGTCAAACGCAAACCGGCACCGACAACGGCCGCCGCCCGCGACATGGATCTTGCCGCGGCGCTGTGGCGCGACAGCGAAGCCCGCATGGCCGGCTGA
- a CDS encoding GGDEF domain-containing protein: MSSAVLFTHRLSPRQMLYRVMAWASGIACGLHLGFLVVLSWAGIYGLAWINVASVLFYALATVNIQRQSRLSLWLYLIMLEALGHGVLASCWIGLGTGFYYYMILVPPALLLADIQPLARRWALILGAIMIVLGNSLWRGQQAPWTPLAPGLVLALNVLNLMGTLAIIMFAALFYFRLVNRAHEQLGAIAATDPLTGLLNRRSLIAQWMHALETQSCVLNGIGVLLCDIDRFKDINDRFGHETGDRVLREIGERLKTGVRAHDHLARWGGEEFLVLMPGLDLATAADVAETLRARTADRPVTAAGADLRVTLTVGVTRQEAGESVDQTISRADAALYRGKELGRNCVQCLAPGTADAVEYY, encoded by the coding sequence GTGAGTTCCGCCGTCCTGTTCACCCATCGGCTCTCGCCGCGCCAAATGCTGTATCGCGTAATGGCCTGGGCGTCGGGCATTGCCTGCGGCCTGCACCTGGGCTTTCTGGTGGTGTTGAGCTGGGCCGGCATCTACGGTCTGGCCTGGATCAACGTCGCCAGCGTGCTCTTCTATGCGCTGGCGACGGTCAACATCCAGCGCCAATCGCGGCTGTCGCTATGGCTCTATCTGATCATGCTCGAAGCACTCGGCCACGGCGTGCTGGCCTCGTGCTGGATCGGTCTGGGCACGGGTTTTTACTACTACATGATTCTCGTGCCGCCCGCGCTACTGCTGGCCGACATCCAGCCGCTGGCACGCCGATGGGCGCTGATCCTGGGCGCCATAATGATCGTGCTCGGCAACTCGCTTTGGCGCGGGCAGCAGGCTCCGTGGACGCCGCTGGCCCCGGGGCTGGTACTGGCGCTCAACGTGCTCAACCTGATGGGCACACTGGCGATCATCATGTTCGCCGCCCTGTTTTATTTCCGGCTGGTAAATCGTGCCCACGAGCAGCTCGGCGCAATCGCGGCGACCGATCCGCTGACCGGCCTCCTCAACCGGCGTAGCCTGATCGCCCAGTGGATGCACGCTCTGGAGACGCAATCCTGCGTTCTCAACGGTATCGGCGTGTTGCTCTGCGATATCGACCGGTTCAAGGACATCAATGACCGGTTCGGCCATGAGACCGGCGATCGCGTGCTGCGCGAGATCGGCGAACGGCTGAAAACCGGTGTGCGAGCCCACGATCATCTGGCGCGTTGGGGCGGCGAGGAGTTTCTCGTGCTCATGCCCGGGCTCGATCTCGCCACCGCGGCCGACGTAGCGGAGACGTTGCGTGCGCGGACCGCGGATCGACCGGTGACCGCCGCGGGTGCCGATCTACGGGTGACCCTCACCGTGGGCGTCACGCGTCAGGAAGCCGGCGAAAGCGTCGACCAGACCATCTCGCGTGCCGACGCCGCGCTGTATCGCGGCAAGGAACTGGGCCGCAACTGCGTCCAGTGCCTGGCGCCCGGAACGGCCGACGCCGTTGAATATTATTAA
- a CDS encoding IS630 family transposase produces the protein MSTKRSNDGRHLDAQSKEAIRLRAVDQIAQGESPEAMAEALGVNRRTVYRWLERAHHGGREALYNRAKSGRPTKFTAADLQWLSGALRDSDPRQYRFAFALWTRDIVRELLRRERGVRVSAVTVGRVLRRLGFTPQRPLRRAWQQSPEAVAEWKQTVYPEIRRRAQRERARIYFADESGVRSDYHAGTTWAPTGETPIVEATGARFSINLVSAISPGGSLRFQLVEGTVTAEVFAGFIQRLAADTAADEKVFLIVDGHPTHRAKRVRRTLEALDGRVELFFLPGYSPELNPDEQVWGYVKSRLGRGAIASKDELKMQARSLLHSLQKLPDKVAAFFRHPECQYAR, from the coding sequence ATGAGCACGAAGCGCAGCAATGACGGCCGCCATCTGGACGCGCAGTCGAAAGAGGCGATTCGGTTGCGGGCCGTGGATCAAATCGCGCAAGGCGAAAGTCCGGAGGCGATGGCCGAGGCGTTGGGAGTGAATCGCCGGACCGTGTATCGGTGGCTGGAACGCGCCCATCACGGGGGGCGAGAGGCGCTCTACAATCGCGCGAAATCGGGTCGGCCGACCAAGTTCACTGCAGCCGACCTACAGTGGCTGTCCGGCGCCTTGCGGGACAGTGACCCGCGTCAGTATCGCTTTGCGTTTGCTTTGTGGACGCGCGACATCGTGCGGGAATTGCTGCGTCGCGAGCGTGGGGTACGGGTTTCGGCCGTGACGGTGGGCCGCGTACTCCGCCGCTTGGGTTTTACGCCGCAGCGCCCGCTACGCCGGGCCTGGCAGCAATCACCCGAGGCGGTCGCCGAATGGAAGCAGACGGTCTATCCGGAGATTCGACGGCGCGCCCAACGCGAGCGTGCGCGGATTTATTTTGCCGATGAATCCGGGGTGCGCTCGGATTATCACGCCGGCACGACCTGGGCGCCGACAGGCGAAACGCCGATTGTTGAAGCCACCGGAGCGCGCTTTTCGATCAACCTCGTGTCGGCGATCAGTCCCGGCGGCTCGCTGCGTTTCCAGCTCGTCGAGGGCACGGTCACGGCCGAGGTCTTTGCCGGATTCATCCAGCGCCTGGCCGCCGATACGGCGGCGGACGAAAAAGTCTTTCTCATCGTCGATGGCCATCCCACGCATCGCGCCAAGCGCGTCCGACGGACGCTGGAGGCCCTCGACGGCCGCGTCGAGTTGTTCTTCCTGCCGGGCTATTCGCCCGAGCTCAATCCGGATGAGCAGGTGTGGGGGTATGTGAAGAGTCGGCTGGGTCGCGGTGCTATCGCGAGCAAGGACGAACTCAAGATGCAGGCGCGATCGCTCCTGCATTCCCTGCAAAAACTGCCCGACAAGGTCGCTGCGTTTTTCCGTCACCCCGAATGCCAATACGCAAGGTGA
- the hslO gene encoding Hsp33 family molecular chaperone HslO, producing the protein MAADQLQRFLFDGTAVRGEIARLESTYHEALANHDYPEPIQRLLGELLAACALLTATIKLDGTLGIEIRGNGAVSLLMAESNPGNHERAQRLRGIARFDHDAVAALADTSLHGLLGDGKVVITLDPREGRRYQGIVALDQPSIAGCVETYFAQSEQLPTRLWLAADDQGAAGLLLQKLPAESISLAADADLDAWDRLNHLAATITDDELTGLDARDVLYRLFHEEQPRLFDPAPVMFACTCSRERFGVALHQLGADELRGLIEERGEIETQCHFCNTTYVFSPADVEALIDNPDAPSPTMH; encoded by the coding sequence ATGGCTGCCGACCAACTGCAACGCTTTCTCTTCGACGGCACCGCCGTTCGCGGCGAGATCGCCCGACTCGAATCGACCTACCACGAGGCACTCGCCAACCACGATTATCCGGAGCCCATCCAGCGCCTGCTGGGCGAGTTGCTGGCGGCCTGCGCCTTGCTGACCGCTACGATCAAGCTCGACGGCACCCTCGGCATCGAGATCCGCGGCAACGGTGCGGTCAGTCTGTTGATGGCCGAATCCAATCCGGGCAACCACGAACGCGCCCAGCGCCTGCGCGGCATCGCGCGTTTCGACCACGACGCCGTGGCCGCCCTCGCCGACACGTCGCTGCACGGATTGCTCGGCGACGGCAAGGTGGTGATCACGCTCGACCCGCGCGAAGGCCGGCGCTATCAGGGCATTGTGGCCCTCGACCAGCCGAGCATCGCCGGCTGCGTGGAAACCTACTTCGCCCAGTCCGAACAACTGCCGACCCGGCTCTGGCTCGCGGCCGACGATCAGGGCGCGGCCGGTCTGCTGCTGCAGAAGTTGCCGGCTGAATCAATCTCGCTGGCCGCGGATGCCGATCTGGATGCCTGGGACCGGCTCAATCATCTCGCCGCCACCATCACCGACGACGAACTCACGGGCCTGGACGCCCGCGACGTGCTGTATCGGCTGTTCCACGAGGAACAACCGCGGCTGTTCGACCCGGCGCCGGTGATGTTCGCCTGCACCTGCTCGCGTGAGCGCTTCGGCGTCGCCCTGCACCAGCTCGGCGCCGATGAATTGCGCGGCCTGATCGAAGAACGCGGCGAGATCGAGACCCAGTGCCACTTCTGCAACACCACCTACGTGTTCAGTCCGGCCGACGTCGAGGCCCTGATCGACAATCCGGACGCGCCCTCGCCGACCATGCACTGA
- a CDS encoding cytochrome C oxidase assembly protein: MASEYASSAQQARNPSTDPHHVVEGELTWLVRAVGLAIGGLLAVGVILGLYHGLTFGGGVRAQIAHGLLVAQVVFAVVLIMLGSIVEGFGFGLALGTRWPYTKNIVVLMLRGDPEAAHRVVATLVGLVGVALAITHPVYEMFLGLGLIVATALFGMGVLYVLAGRAPAIVHGTHGLLAYLVFMAYLVPLAHANIGLGLYLKIIIPTHPLLFAIFMGGVVTGGRGFGEALGQFTVPERKPQWIVALHGIAGLMVVGTLGWYMPTYPVAFALVLLQLGVGFLLFQAVNLKPKAPGAIVAFHQIMALLITTAIVMQWQF, translated from the coding sequence ATGGCTTCCGAATACGCGAGTTCCGCGCAGCAAGCGCGCAATCCCTCGACCGACCCTCATCACGTGGTCGAAGGCGAGTTGACCTGGCTGGTGCGCGCGGTGGGGCTGGCCATCGGCGGCCTGCTCGCGGTAGGCGTGATTCTCGGGCTGTACCACGGGCTGACCTTCGGCGGCGGCGTGCGCGCCCAGATCGCCCACGGGCTGCTGGTCGCGCAGGTCGTGTTCGCCGTGGTGCTGATCATGCTCGGCAGCATCGTTGAGGGCTTCGGTTTCGGCCTGGCGCTGGGCACGCGCTGGCCTTATACCAAGAACATCGTGGTCCTCATGCTGCGCGGCGATCCGGAGGCCGCGCACCGTGTGGTGGCCACACTCGTGGGCCTGGTCGGCGTCGCGCTCGCGATCACGCATCCGGTCTACGAGATGTTTCTCGGGCTCGGCTTGATCGTGGCCACGGCACTGTTCGGCATGGGCGTGCTGTATGTGCTGGCCGGGCGCGCGCCGGCAATCGTGCACGGCACCCACGGCCTGCTCGCTTATCTGGTGTTCATGGCCTATCTGGTGCCGCTGGCGCACGCCAACATCGGGCTCGGGCTGTATCTGAAGATCATCATCCCGACCCATCCGCTGTTGTTCGCCATCTTCATGGGTGGTGTGGTGACCGGTGGGCGTGGCTTCGGCGAGGCGCTGGGCCAGTTCACCGTGCCCGAGCGCAAGCCGCAATGGATCGTGGCCCTGCATGGCATCGCCGGGCTAATGGTGGTCGGCACGCTGGGCTGGTACATGCCGACCTATCCGGTTGCCTTCGCGCTGGTTCTGCTGCAGCTGGGCGTGGGCTTCCTGCTGTTCCAGGCGGTGAATCTCAAGCCCAAGGCCCCGGGCGCGATCGTGGCGTTCCACCAGATCATGGCGTTGCTGATCACCACCGCCATCGTGATGCAGTGGCAGTTCTGA
- a CDS encoding DMT family transporter — MSMAWWLAGPPLIIAAAAFWGLSGGLSGLLIEHGWAPLLVAFCRGLIGGALILGWWLLAPGRYRRPDWRMLAASAIAGVGVAGNLGFYCISIAHTSVAVAATLLYTAPLYVYLAALVMRTERLRWPRLLALALIILGVVLLTRVFQVDPAKLSWLGILAGLGGGLSYAVFIFGFGQATRYGRPPSVLAIAFAVFVVVLLPLIDIGRAGAALGSADVGLFVALGLAGGGLSFPLYVAGLRDTSPVLASVVAMMEPVTAALFGVGVLGNTLAPLQLVGMALIIGIVTLLSVQRARSQQA; from the coding sequence ATGTCGATGGCTTGGTGGCTGGCAGGCCCGCCGTTGATCATCGCGGCGGCCGCGTTCTGGGGCCTATCGGGCGGGCTGTCCGGTCTACTCATCGAGCATGGCTGGGCACCGCTGCTCGTGGCCTTCTGCCGCGGCCTGATCGGCGGCGCGCTCATCCTGGGCTGGTGGCTTCTGGCGCCGGGGCGGTATCGCCGGCCGGACTGGCGCATGCTCGCCGCGTCGGCGATCGCCGGCGTGGGCGTCGCCGGCAATCTGGGGTTTTACTGCATCAGCATCGCGCATACCAGCGTGGCGGTCGCCGCGACGCTGCTCTATACCGCGCCGCTTTACGTGTATCTCGCTGCGCTCGTCATGCGTACCGAGCGTCTGCGCTGGCCGCGACTGCTCGCGCTGGCGCTGATCATTCTCGGCGTGGTCCTGCTGACCCGGGTCTTCCAGGTCGATCCGGCCAAGCTGTCGTGGCTCGGCATTCTCGCCGGACTGGGCGGCGGGCTGTCCTATGCCGTGTTCATCTTCGGCTTCGGTCAGGCCACCCGATACGGCCGGCCGCCATCGGTGCTGGCGATCGCCTTTGCGGTATTCGTGGTGGTACTGCTGCCGCTGATCGATATCGGGCGCGCCGGCGCCGCGCTGGGGTCCGCCGATGTCGGACTGTTCGTTGCCCTGGGGCTGGCCGGCGGCGGGCTGTCATTTCCGTTGTATGTTGCCGGACTACGCGATACCTCGCCCGTGCTGGCTTCGGTGGTGGCGATGATGGAGCCGGTCACCGCCGCGCTGTTCGGTGTCGGCGTGCTGGGCAATACGCTCGCGCCGCTGCAACTGGTCGGCATGGCCCTGATCATCGGTATCGTGACCCTGCTCAGCGTGCAGCGGGCACGCTCCCAGCAGGCCTGA
- a CDS encoding FUSC family protein has product MTRLAWLLTPSIDQLLFSLRLCTAIALALYLSMWLQLDRPYWASLEVAVMIQPVPGMAVARGFARATGTIVAGCAGLAIMGFFGQYYELSAAALAIWVAFCAFWANLLRNNLSYGFAIAGFIAGVTVMLSHTLSAPPFDIAVARVSECVLAALVTAVVNVLFAPPTGMRNYFNSRIALLRNVGREFEGLAALSPRQPATPGHAAGADDPHPALQALAAQTLALEQTRQYVRYEAPQFSNFDRIARRLDYDILSLISATSSLHIYLAGRTDTVDTRPVASLAEPARRLSEQPENAEAAKQAFDAAHARIRALAQQPAEHGRRRSLPDYVVLNRALGLASRGRAAMTTHGLLIAEREHPRDHISRRSEFGQPMDVRQALRNSLRTLTAVSLGGAFWVQFHDQLPAVLLMILLSALTTIFATLPNPVAAAGGFAKGLTMAAAAAFVIDFLILPQADSYAMLMLAMLPVVFVGGLAMAVPDPGLALPGRISVVMFSLLVHVQNGALPSFTTYIQIVLGIFGAIGLTVLAFRLVLPVSPRQRLREQMLGVFDELAGGGRHSRERFETRMYDRLNALALDEIEEPFRFSARQAVLAAINIGLEARSLVVLAARINLPPGLDAHIRGELDALRDLFAGRRPGSIAQIGDRARAMHGLAERLRAHGEAGTNPAERRLVIRAAICAELVASALSDYVQAFAHGESPLAEPAEAVG; this is encoded by the coding sequence ATGACGCGTCTGGCCTGGCTGCTCACGCCTTCCATCGACCAACTCTTGTTCTCGCTGCGGCTGTGCACGGCGATCGCACTCGCGCTTTATCTGTCGATGTGGCTGCAGCTGGACCGGCCCTACTGGGCCTCGCTGGAGGTGGCGGTGATGATCCAGCCGGTCCCGGGCATGGCCGTGGCCCGCGGCTTCGCCCGTGCCACGGGCACGATCGTGGCCGGCTGCGCGGGCCTGGCGATCATGGGTTTTTTCGGCCAGTACTACGAGCTCAGCGCCGCCGCGCTGGCGATCTGGGTGGCCTTCTGTGCGTTCTGGGCCAATCTGCTGCGCAACAATCTGTCCTATGGCTTCGCCATCGCCGGTTTCATTGCCGGGGTCACGGTGATGCTGTCGCACACGTTGTCCGCGCCGCCGTTCGATATCGCGGTGGCGCGCGTGTCCGAATGCGTGCTGGCGGCGCTGGTCACCGCCGTGGTCAATGTGCTGTTCGCCCCGCCCACCGGCATGCGCAACTACTTCAACAGCCGAATCGCGCTGCTGCGGAATGTGGGACGCGAGTTCGAAGGACTGGCCGCATTGTCGCCACGGCAGCCGGCCACGCCCGGGCACGCCGCCGGCGCGGACGATCCGCACCCCGCGCTGCAGGCGCTGGCGGCGCAGACGCTGGCACTCGAGCAGACGCGCCAGTACGTGCGCTACGAGGCCCCACAGTTCTCCAATTTCGACCGGATCGCCCGGCGGCTGGATTACGACATCCTGTCGCTGATCAGCGCCACTTCGTCGTTGCATATCTATCTGGCCGGGCGCACCGACACCGTCGATACTCGGCCGGTGGCATCGCTGGCCGAGCCGGCGCGGCGCCTGTCGGAACAGCCGGAGAACGCCGAGGCGGCCAAGCAGGCCTTCGACGCGGCCCATGCCCGCATCCGCGCGCTGGCCCAGCAGCCCGCCGAACACGGTCGGCGCCGCAGCCTCCCCGACTATGTGGTACTCAACCGCGCGCTGGGGCTGGCCAGCCGCGGCCGCGCCGCGATGACCACGCACGGACTGCTGATCGCCGAGCGCGAACATCCGCGTGATCACATTTCCCGACGCTCGGAATTCGGCCAGCCGATGGACGTGCGTCAGGCCCTGCGCAACAGCCTGCGCACGCTCACCGCCGTGTCGCTCGGCGGGGCGTTCTGGGTGCAGTTCCACGACCAGCTGCCGGCCGTGCTGCTGATGATTCTGCTGTCGGCGTTGACCACCATCTTCGCCACCCTGCCCAATCCGGTCGCGGCCGCCGGCGGGTTTGCCAAGGGCCTGACCATGGCCGCAGCGGCCGCCTTCGTGATCGACTTCCTGATCCTGCCGCAGGCCGACAGCTACGCCATGCTGATGCTGGCGATGCTGCCCGTGGTTTTCGTGGGCGGGCTGGCGATGGCGGTGCCCGACCCGGGGCTGGCGCTGCCGGGGCGGATCTCGGTGGTGATGTTCTCGCTGCTGGTGCATGTCCAGAACGGCGCGCTGCCGAGCTTTACCACTTATATCCAGATCGTGCTCGGTATCTTCGGCGCGATCGGGCTGACCGTGCTCGCTTTCCGGCTGGTACTGCCGGTATCGCCGCGCCAGCGGCTGCGCGAACAGATGCTGGGCGTATTCGACGAGTTGGCCGGCGGCGGGCGGCACAGCCGTGAACGCTTCGAAACCCGGATGTACGACCGGCTGAATGCGCTGGCGCTCGATGAAATCGAGGAGCCGTTCCGCTTCTCGGCGCGCCAGGCCGTACTGGCGGCCATCAACATCGGACTGGAAGCGCGTTCGCTGGTGGTGCTCGCCGCGCGCATCAATCTGCCGCCCGGCCTGGACGCGCATATTCGCGGCGAGCTGGACGCCCTGCGCGACCTGTTCGCCGGGCGCCGCCCCGGTTCGATCGCGCAGATCGGCGATCGCGCCCGCGCCATGCACGGCCTGGCGGAACGTCTGCGGGCCCACGGTGAAGCAGGGACTAACCCGGCCGAACGCCGGCTGGTCATCCGGGCGGCAATCTGCGCGGAGCTGGTCGCCTCGGCGTTGTCCGACTATGTTCAGGCCTTCGCGCACGGCGAATCGCCGCTGGCCGAACCGGCCGAGGCCGTGGGCTGA